Proteins encoded together in one Desulfovibrio sp. window:
- a CDS encoding NADH-quinone oxidoreductase subunit B family protein — MLKDWINKGRLKSPWIVHFDCGSCNGCDIEVLACLTPIYDVERFGIINIGDPKHADVLLVTGTVNHRNKHVLKNIYDQMPSPKAVIAMGACGLSGGVFREAYNVVGGVDKVIPVDVYVRGCPPKPEAIIDGVVHALGKVKAALEAAG; from the coding sequence ATGCTCAAAGACTGGATCAACAAGGGCCGGCTGAAGTCCCCTTGGATAGTCCATTTCGATTGCGGCTCCTGCAACGGCTGCGACATCGAGGTGCTGGCCTGCCTGACGCCCATCTATGATGTCGAGCGTTTCGGAATCATAAACATCGGCGATCCCAAGCACGCCGACGTGCTGCTGGTTACGGGCACCGTGAACCACCGCAACAAGCACGTGCTGAAAAACATCTACGACCAGATGCCCTCCCCCAAGGCGGTTATCGCCATGGGCGCCTGCGGCCTCTCCGGCGGCGTGTTCCGCGAGGCCTACAACGTGGTGGGCGGCGTGGACAAGGTGATTCCCGTGGACGTGTACGTCCGGGGGTGCCCGCCCAAACCCGAGGCCATCATCGACGGCGTTGTCCATGCCCTGGGCAAGGTCAAGGCCGCGCTGGAAGCCGCTGGCTAA